One Deltaproteobacteria bacterium DNA segment encodes these proteins:
- a CDS encoding response regulator has product MSLLQKMWNLKIKDKLFLTFAGGVALYLFLASASYYFIDRIRDYGDTVYNTHLNISQSVYELKSNLYAVRNSLTTMLLEEDKTQMSIHHKKINEFTKSIDLDIAKLFKQPAMDNEARTMLSELKTVWEAFRDTRDKELIPHILAGRHKEAKAITYGIQMQRFDRFTSLAEEIVRHENQVVYTAKIHVGERIKIYYYFLFIIVITGALAGLLATILISREIGGRLASVLGVAKSMAEGDLTGRVTVDRKDEIGILAEEFNVMADHLQASYNSLEQKVLARTKSLRIANEELERRRIELEFMNEEIRKASELKSRFLATVSHELRTPLNSVIGFTELLKGQAFGPMNEKQLEYTRYINTSGKHLLQLINNILDISKIEAGKMDLMLDEFPFNALIDDVVSIVKPLADARGITVGIDIEDIGSIKADKGKLKQIVLNLLSNAIKFNRENGQIDIKSYLKDGELYTSVKDTGVGIKSEDMDRIWHEFEQIDGSMTRQFEGTGLGLAVTKKLVELHKGRIWVTSEYGKGTIFTFVIPAAEKTISVPVSEAGPVEASVLTDELPTILVVEDNHELRKLITAHLNEAGYNVVGAADGDEALRMAKTLKPFAITLDIMLPVKDGWEVIKEIKGSADTRDIPVIIVSALEDMKKGFSFGACDYLTKPVEKGTLIGALRKLNFTTRVKRGSYTILVVDDDPKAVELMTGILTTEGFGVLKAFGGEEGIKFAVEREPDLIILDLMMPDISGFEVLENLRTHSYTKDIPVIIYTAKDLTREDRIKLDNDVSKIITKEFSIEYILNEVRKVEMLYPARAKMVDPLTNTFNRRYFKRRLAHEIARGERYGHTFSIAMMSIDNLAQYEKRFGPVMADDAVKKLANSIRECVRRSDCLIRYNDIIFLLLLPQTSISAANIVGEKVRFMIERCRAADNIKFTTSIGLVAFPKDGREEKELIDSAIAKMEEAVKGGGNRIARGEDY; this is encoded by the coding sequence ATGTCCCTGCTACAAAAGATGTGGAATTTAAAGATCAAGGATAAACTCTTCCTCACCTTTGCTGGAGGGGTTGCCCTTTACCTCTTCCTTGCGTCAGCAAGTTATTATTTTATAGACAGGATAAGGGATTACGGAGACACTGTCTATAATACTCATCTGAATATTTCCCAGTCTGTTTATGAACTAAAGTCCAACCTTTATGCAGTAAGAAACAGCCTTACCACCATGCTTTTGGAAGAAGACAAAACCCAGATGTCTATTCATCATAAAAAGATAAACGAGTTTACAAAATCTATAGATTTGGACATTGCTAAACTGTTTAAACAACCTGCTATGGATAATGAGGCAAGGACTATGCTTTCAGAACTCAAAACCGTATGGGAGGCATTCAGGGATACAAGAGACAAAGAACTTATACCCCACATCCTTGCAGGCAGACATAAAGAGGCAAAGGCGATTACCTACGGCATTCAGATGCAAAGGTTTGACAGGTTTACATCCCTTGCTGAAGAGATTGTTCGGCATGAAAATCAAGTTGTTTATACAGCAAAGATACATGTAGGAGAGAGAATAAAGATATATTATTATTTTCTATTTATCATTGTAATTACAGGTGCATTAGCCGGTCTTCTTGCCACCATTCTCATATCCCGCGAGATTGGCGGCAGGCTTGCAAGTGTTCTGGGTGTAGCAAAATCAATGGCAGAAGGAGACCTTACTGGAAGGGTTACTGTTGACAGAAAAGACGAAATCGGCATACTTGCAGAGGAGTTCAATGTAATGGCTGACCACCTGCAGGCATCATACAACAGCCTTGAGCAAAAGGTCTTAGCGCGGACAAAATCTTTAAGAATTGCCAATGAGGAACTTGAAAGGAGGAGGATTGAACTTGAGTTTATGAATGAGGAGATCAGAAAGGCAAGCGAGTTAAAGAGCAGATTTCTTGCAACTGTTTCCCATGAACTCAGGACGCCCCTTAACTCAGTCATAGGGTTTACAGAACTCCTCAAAGGTCAGGCATTTGGTCCAATGAATGAAAAACAACTGGAATATACAAGGTATATAAATACCAGCGGTAAGCACCTTCTGCAGCTTATAAACAATATCCTTGATATATCCAAGATAGAGGCAGGGAAGATGGACCTCATGCTGGATGAATTTCCATTCAATGCACTTATTGATGATGTTGTAAGTATTGTAAAACCACTGGCAGATGCAAGGGGTATTACAGTGGGCATAGATATTGAGGACATAGGCAGTATAAAGGCAGACAAAGGAAAATTAAAACAGATAGTTCTAAACCTCTTGAGTAATGCCATTAAATTTAACCGTGAAAACGGGCAAATAGATATAAAGTCTTATCTTAAGGATGGGGAACTGTATACCTCTGTAAAGGATACAGGTGTTGGCATAAAAAGCGAGGATATGGACAGAATCTGGCATGAGTTTGAGCAGATTGATGGCTCTATGACAAGGCAGTTTGAAGGCACGGGGCTTGGACTTGCTGTAACAAAAAAACTTGTAGAACTCCATAAAGGAAGGATATGGGTAACAAGTGAATATGGCAAGGGAACAATATTTACCTTTGTTATACCTGCTGCTGAAAAAACAATCTCTGTCCCTGTATCAGAGGCCGGTCCTGTTGAGGCCAGTGTATTGACAGATGAACTCCCTACCATACTGGTGGTTGAGGATAACCATGAACTTAGAAAACTCATAACCGCGCATCTGAACGAGGCAGGTTATAATGTGGTTGGCGCAGCAGATGGAGATGAGGCATTAAGGATGGCAAAGACATTAAAGCCATTTGCCATAACACTTGACATCATGCTGCCTGTAAAAGACGGCTGGGAGGTTATAAAGGAAATCAAAGGCAGTGCTGATACAAGGGATATACCTGTAATCATTGTCTCTGCCCTTGAAGACATGAAAAAGGGTTTTAGTTTTGGCGCCTGCGATTACCTTACAAAACCTGTAGAAAAAGGAACTTTAATCGGGGCGCTTAGAAAACTTAATTTCACTACAAGGGTTAAAAGGGGGTCATACACTATCCTTGTTGTGGACGATGACCCAAAGGCAGTAGAACTCATGACAGGGATACTGACCACCGAGGGCTTTGGTGTGCTCAAGGCATTTGGCGGTGAAGAGGGCATTAAATTTGCAGTGGAAAGAGAGCCCGACCTTATAATACTTGATTTGATGATGCCGGACATAAGCGGATTTGAGGTATTGGAAAATTTGAGAACCCATTCTTATACAAAGGATATACCTGTTATAATCTATACTGCAAAGGACTTAACCCGTGAAGACAGGATTAAACTTGACAATGATGTCTCCAAGATAATAACAAAGGAGTTCTCTATAGAATATATACTAAATGAGGTAAGAAAGGTTGAGATGCTCTACCCTGCAAGGGCAAAGATGGTTGACCCCCTTACCAATACCTTTAACAGACGGTATTTCAAAAGGAGGCTCGCACATGAAATCGCAAGGGGTGAAAGATATGGACATACATTCTCTATTGCCATGATGTCCATTGATAACCTTGCTCAATACGAAAAAAGGTTTGGCCCTGTAATGGCAGATGATGCAGTAAAAAAACTTGCAAACTCTATCAGAGAATGTGTCAGGAGATCAGACTGTCTTATAAGGTATAATGACATTATATTTCTTCTCCTCCTGCCGCAGACCTCTATATCAGCGGCAAATATTGTTGGTGAAAAGGTAAGATTTATGATAGAAAGATGCCGTGCAGCGGATAATATAAAATTTACTACAAGTATCGGTTTGGTTGCATTTCCTAAGGATGGAAGAGAAGAAAAAGAATTGATAGACAGCGCTATCGCAAAGATGGAAGAGGCAGTTAAAGGGGGCGGCAATCGGATCGCTAGAGGAGAAGATTATTAA
- a CDS encoding response regulator: protein MVTIMPQRILAVDDMPQITILLKDALSIAGYEVDTAANGCEALKMVKDAIYDLIIMDMRMPEIGGKDLYKNLINLFPDLTGRIIFSTGDTDSGETARFLKDTGCPYLLKPFTIKGLIETVNSVLKGNQNVPATKDVEFKDQG, encoded by the coding sequence TTGGTTACAATAATGCCGCAGAGAATACTTGCAGTAGATGATATGCCTCAAATCACCATATTATTAAAGGATGCCTTGTCCATTGCAGGATATGAAGTGGATACCGCGGCAAATGGCTGCGAGGCATTAAAGATGGTTAAAGATGCTATATACGACCTTATTATTATGGATATGCGCATGCCTGAGATAGGCGGCAAGGACCTCTACAAAAATCTCATAAACCTATTCCCTGACCTCACAGGAAGGATTATCTTTTCTACAGGAGATACAGACAGTGGAGAGACTGCCCGATTTCTTAAAGATACAGGATGTCCATATCTTCTTAAGCCTTTTACCATAAAGGGATTGATAGAAACCGTAAATAGTGTGCTGAAAGGAAATCAAAATGTCCCTGCTACAAAAGATGTGGAATTTAAAGATCAAGGATAA
- a CDS encoding response regulator, with protein MFIYLTTGKVADHLHVTVNTVKRWILEGKLRAIITPGGHYRIREDEFQNFIQKYAPHSNPKKILIIDDNHAQLTLLADTLSSAGKDYIVESASDGYEALIKIGEFKPDLLLLDIMMPKMDGIQVIKKLRGGNTTKNIKVIVITAYPEKLAKIKNNIQDFFTKPVDIDILKKRVIELLGETLTIWGGGG; from the coding sequence ATGTTCATATATCTAACAACAGGTAAAGTTGCAGACCATCTCCATGTTACTGTCAATACTGTAAAACGATGGATACTGGAAGGAAAACTCAGGGCAATTATAACCCCCGGCGGACATTACAGAATCAGGGAAGATGAATTCCAAAACTTTATACAAAAATATGCGCCACATTCAAACCCAAAGAAAATTCTTATAATAGATGATAACCATGCCCAATTAACACTCCTTGCGGACACCCTTTCTTCAGCAGGAAAAGACTATATAGTAGAGTCAGCCTCTGACGGGTATGAGGCACTTATAAAAATCGGTGAGTTCAAACCTGACCTGCTCCTCCTTGATATTATGATGCCAAAAATGGATGGCATTCAAGTCATAAAAAAATTAAGAGGCGGAAACACGACAAAAAATATTAAGGTTATTGTGATTACAGCATATCCTGAAAAACTTGCAAAAATCAAAAACAATATACAGGATTTCTTTACCAAACCAGTTGATATAGATATTCTTAAAAAAAGGGTGATTGAACTTCTTGGTGAAACCCTCACTATTTGGGGGGGGGGGGGGTAA
- the cobJ gene encoding precorrin-3B C(17)-methyltransferase, translating to MNNNGSIYIIGIGSGSIEHLTFKAKETILACDVIVGYKTYIDLISDVIKGKEIFSTGMTHEKERCQKAIEFAVSGKKVAVISSGDAGIYGMAGLVLELKSHIPHPASHIPVSIIPGVPAFCAAGALLGAPLMNDFASISISDILTPWDTIKKRVGAAARGDFVIVLYNPKSKKRVSQLDEAINIISNFRKDETPVGIVRDATRKDEEIRITTLKDTSLHYDFIDMTTILIIGNSTTFLSDGRMITPRGYAIQPSSKGPTC from the coding sequence ATGAATAACAACGGCTCTATCTATATTATAGGCATTGGTTCTGGTAGTATTGAACATCTAACCTTCAAGGCTAAAGAAACCATTTTAGCCTGCGATGTTATTGTAGGCTATAAGACATATATTGACCTAATCTCTGATGTAATAAAGGGAAAAGAGATATTCTCTACAGGCATGACTCATGAAAAGGAGAGATGCCAAAAGGCTATTGAATTTGCAGTAAGCGGCAAAAAAGTTGCAGTTATTTCAAGCGGGGATGCAGGCATTTATGGGATGGCAGGGCTGGTTCTTGAACTTAAGTCCCACATCCCACACCCCGCATCACACATCCCAGTTTCTATCATTCCCGGTGTCCCTGCATTTTGCGCTGCAGGGGCATTACTCGGCGCACCCCTTATGAATGACTTTGCCTCTATTTCCATTAGCGATATACTTACACCATGGGATACTATCAAAAAGAGGGTTGGGGCTGCTGCCAGGGGAGACTTTGTAATTGTCCTATACAACCCAAAAAGCAAAAAAAGGGTGTCTCAACTTGATGAGGCAATAAATATCATATCAAACTTTAGAAAGGATGAAACCCCTGTTGGTATTGTCAGAGATGCAACAAGAAAAGACGAGGAGATCAGGATAACCACATTAAAAGATACTTCACTGCATTATGATTTCATAGATATGACGACAATCCTCATTATAGGAAACTCTACAACATTTTTATCAGATGGCAGAATGATAACACCGAGGGGATATGCTATTCAGCCCAGTAGTAAGGGTCCCACTTGTTAG
- the trxB gene encoding thioredoxin-disulfide reductase has product MYDLIIIGGGPAGLTAGIYAKRAKLNTVLVEKGAVGGQIAVTDVIENYPGFPSISGWALMERFEQHARGFGLEVKQTEVLSIKDKGACKILKTSEYDMETKAVIIATGAKPRYMGVPGEKEFIGKGVSYCATCDGPFFKGQDVLVIGGGDTAVKEAVYLSKIAKKVYIAHRRDQLRAEKIIQEKAISTPNIEVLWSHIIQEIKGGSGVEKVVVKNLKDNSIKEIDVQGVFVFIGLNPNTDFVSVEKDNNGYIITNENMETSVKGIFAAGDCRVTPLRQVSTAVGDGAISAFIAERYIEEN; this is encoded by the coding sequence ATGTATGACCTTATAATCATAGGCGGCGGGCCTGCTGGTTTAACTGCTGGGATTTATGCAAAGAGGGCTAAATTAAATACTGTCCTTGTAGAAAAGGGTGCTGTAGGCGGACAAATCGCTGTTACAGATGTAATTGAAAATTATCCCGGGTTTCCATCCATAAGCGGCTGGGCGCTCATGGAAAGGTTTGAACAACATGCAAGGGGCTTTGGACTTGAGGTTAAACAAACGGAGGTTTTAAGTATTAAAGATAAAGGGGCTTGTAAAATTCTGAAGACTTCAGAATATGATATGGAAACAAAGGCAGTTATCATTGCAACAGGTGCAAAACCAAGATACATGGGTGTACCGGGTGAAAAGGAGTTTATCGGCAAGGGGGTTTCATACTGTGCTACTTGCGATGGTCCGTTTTTTAAGGGGCAAGATGTTCTGGTTATCGGAGGAGGAGATACTGCTGTAAAAGAGGCAGTCTATCTTTCAAAAATCGCAAAAAAGGTCTATATTGCCCACAGGAGAGACCAACTAAGGGCAGAAAAGATTATTCAGGAAAAGGCGATTTCAACACCAAATATAGAAGTCTTGTGGAGTCATATTATTCAGGAGATTAAAGGTGGTTCCGGGGTTGAAAAGGTTGTGGTAAAAAATCTTAAAGATAACAGCATAAAGGAGATAGACGTTCAGGGTGTCTTTGTGTTTATCGGTCTAAATCCAAATACAGATTTTGTATCTGTAGAAAAAGATAATAACGGCTATATCATAACAAACGAGAATATGGAAACTTCTGTAAAAGGCATCTTTGCAGCAGGTGACTGCAGGGTAACACCGTTAAGACAGGTGTCAACAGCAGTTGGTGATGGGGCAATATCCGCATTTATAGCAGAAAGGTATATAGAAGAAAACTGA
- a CDS encoding cobyric acid synthase, whose translation MIQGTSSHVGKSILTAAILRIMRSDGIKAAPFKAQNMALNSFVTKDGGEIGRAQVLQAEAAGILPTVDMNPILLKPTSDMKAQVIIHGKVYRNMGAKEYHKFKKEAVRYVMESYRKLADKYDVIVIEGAGSPAEINLKENDIANMGLAKMIDAPVIIVGDIDRGGVFASIVGTMALLNPSERKRVKGFIINKFRGAIGLLKPGLDFLEKRTRLPVLGVVPYINDIALPDEDGVALERSQESGVRSQEKIKIAVIKLPRISNFTDLDAFRFEPDVDVRYITNSEELNNADLVIIPGSKNTIEDLKWLWDRGIAGRVNKFAENGGRVIGICGGFQMLGKYVKDTYGAESNIKEMKGLGLIDAETIIEREKNTYQVEAKIQSGVRSQGLRVKGYEIHMGETTGNVQPFSIITNRNGSTVKIQDGAVSSNGRVFGTYIHGVFDNDEFRADFLNEIRNERGFIMQKFVLFDKKKRENIDKLAEAVKNSLDMKKLYAVIGLNRR comes from the coding sequence ATGATACAGGGCACATCCTCTCATGTGGGCAAGAGTATCCTTACCGCAGCCATCTTAAGGATTATGCGAAGTGATGGAATAAAGGCTGCACCTTTTAAGGCACAGAATATGGCTTTAAATTCATTTGTTACAAAGGATGGCGGAGAAATCGGCAGGGCACAAGTCTTACAGGCAGAGGCAGCAGGGATACTGCCAACTGTTGATATGAACCCAATCCTTTTGAAACCCACATCAGACATGAAGGCACAGGTGATTATACATGGAAAGGTTTACAGAAACATGGGCGCTAAAGAATATCACAAATTCAAGAAAGAGGCTGTAAGGTATGTTATGGAAAGTTACAGGAAATTGGCGGATAAATATGATGTTATTGTCATTGAGGGCGCAGGGTCTCCTGCTGAAATAAACCTAAAGGAAAATGATATTGCAAACATGGGGCTTGCAAAGATGATTGATGCGCCTGTAATTATCGTTGGCGATATAGACAGGGGCGGTGTATTCGCCTCTATTGTTGGGACAATGGCACTCTTAAACCCTTCTGAAAGAAAGAGGGTTAAAGGGTTTATCATAAACAAATTCAGGGGGGCAATAGGACTGCTTAAACCAGGGCTGGATTTTTTGGAAAAGAGAACACGACTCCCTGTTCTTGGTGTTGTTCCGTATATAAATGATATTGCGCTGCCTGATGAGGATGGAGTGGCATTAGAAAGGAGTCAGGAGTCAGGAGTCAGGAGTCAGGAGAAAATAAAAATTGCCGTAATTAAACTCCCCCGTATTTCCAATTTCACAGACCTTGATGCGTTCAGGTTTGAACCTGATGTTGATGTAAGATATATCACAAACTCTGAAGAATTGAATAATGCAGACCTTGTTATAATCCCTGGCAGCAAGAATACCATTGAAGACCTGAAGTGGCTGTGGGATAGGGGCATTGCGGGAAGGGTAAATAAGTTTGCGGAAAATGGCGGCAGAGTCATTGGCATCTGCGGTGGTTTTCAGATGCTTGGTAAATATGTAAAAGACACTTATGGCGCTGAATCAAATATAAAGGAAATGAAAGGACTTGGACTCATTGATGCAGAAACAATCATTGAAAGGGAAAAAAACACCTATCAGGTAGAGGCAAAGATACAGTCAGGAGTCAGGAGTCAGGGGTTAAGAGTTAAGGGTTATGAGATACACATGGGAGAGACCACAGGCAATGTTCAGCCATTTTCAATAATAACAAATAGAAATGGCAGCACAGTGAAAATACAAGATGGCGCTGTATCCAGTAATGGCAGGGTTTTTGGCACATATATCCACGGTGTATTTGATAATGATGAATTCAGGGCTGATTTTTTAAATGAGATAAGAAATGAAAGGGGATTCATCATGCAAAAATTTGTCTTATTTGATAAGAAAAAAAGAGAAAACATAGATAAACTTGCAGAAGCGGTTAAAAACAGTCTTGATATGAAAAAACTATATGCTGTTATTGGGCTGAACAGAAGATAA
- a CDS encoding response regulator — MSKILIVEDNLMNMVLVKDILTINGFTVLEAATGNEAIEKAGSENPDLILMDINLPEMDGITAMREIKANIKTSKIPVLALTASVMIEDRERIMSAGFDGFIPKPVDIEELIMLVKKYLSR; from the coding sequence ATGTCAAAGATACTTATTGTAGAAGATAATTTAATGAACATGGTCTTGGTAAAGGATATCCTTACCATTAACGGCTTTACTGTCCTAGAGGCAGCTACAGGCAATGAGGCAATAGAAAAGGCAGGGTCAGAGAACCCTGACCTGATACTTATGGATATAAACCTTCCAGAGATGGACGGCATAACTGCCATGAGAGAGATAAAGGCAAATATTAAAACCAGTAAGATACCTGTTCTGGCGCTAACAGCCTCTGTCATGATAGAGGACAGGGAAAGGATAATGTCTGCCGGGTTTGACGGCTTTATACCAAAACCTGTTGATATAGAAGAGTTGATAATGCTTGTAAAAAAATATCTGTCCAGATGA
- a CDS encoding M48 family metalloprotease: MTRLRLTIFLIILAIVFVCEGNSFAGSNAANHALASSKERANVVAKQLSKIVGFDIKVIIIDDKTPEAYVYPDGTVVLTKGILDIVKTNDELAFLIGHEIAHTIHGNNQETIFQIIGGHNLPEQVRHEIQADISGMLYAEKAGFNPFASVKLLAKMVKKDSLHSFDERFEAMSRFLSNKWDPYYWAE; the protein is encoded by the coding sequence ATGACGAGATTAAGATTAACCATATTTTTAATTATATTAGCAATAGTTTTTGTTTGCGAAGGAAATAGTTTTGCAGGTTCTAATGCTGCAAACCATGCCCTTGCAAGCAGTAAAGAAAGGGCAAATGTAGTTGCCAAACAACTTTCCAAAATCGTTGGATTTGATATAAAGGTTATTATTATAGATGACAAGACCCCTGAGGCGTATGTATATCCCGATGGGACTGTTGTCCTGACAAAAGGTATTCTGGATATTGTAAAGACAAATGATGAACTTGCGTTTTTAATAGGTCATGAAATTGCCCATACAATACACGGCAATAATCAGGAAACAATATTTCAGATTATAGGCGGACATAACCTGCCTGAACAGGTAAGACACGAGATACAGGCTGATATCAGCGGAATGCTTTATGCAGAAAAGGCAGGCTTCAATCCATTTGCCTCTGTCAAACTCCTTGCAAAGATGGTAAAAAAAGATTCACTTCATTCCTTTGATGAAAGGTTTGAGGCAATGTCAAGATTCCTTTCTAACAAGTGGGACCCTTACTACTGGGCTGAATAG